The DNA sequence CCCGAGTCCATCTATGAGGCCTCTCTTTGCACGATCTGTCTCAAAAGACTTTAATtggtttaaaacattataaagctTATTTTCCAAGTAATTCATGTGAGGTTGATATAATGAGTTGGTTCTATTATGTAATTGAGGGCTAAAACTATCTAGCTGGTTTTTCACAGATTCGATTGTACTGCGTATCTCATGAAGGTCTATGTGTTGTATGAAAGAATGATAGTGAGATATAATCTTAGCTAAACCTAGTTTGAATGGTAAAATTCCGGGTCCATTTCCCAAACTCTCAAGTTTTATCTCTTGCGTTAGGGCTGGTATGAGGAAGAGATGAAGTACCAGGAGTTTCCTGCAACAATTGTGCACTTTTAGGTACTCTTTTTAATCTTGACTTGGAAATAAGGCCTTGTTTTCGTTTAGTGTAAATGTGAATTGGGAGATTAGCTGTCACCTCGTCACGTGTGTAACGCGGAGCCAACTTTTGACGCGAGGCAACtgggtttttaatgaaaacgggTTGGTCAGGTGAATAGGTAACTTCAGGCTCGCGATCCTTATTATGTCCTGCCATTATATTAGTCCGTTCGTTAATACCTATCTCGTGAACCGTGTTATATACTATAGTCATTTTAGCTTTATGATCTATCATGTATTGTTGTAACAAGTGTGCGGAAATGTCTATATTAAAGGATCACGAGGATCGAAATGTCCTGTAACAAGATCTAGAGGTTTACACTTAGTAAAACTATGAATACTACTGTTATAAGCTAAAATCGCGTAaggcataatattaattactgaatCTGATTTTTGCCTCAATTTAAGAATACGTAAATGTTCTAGTATAGTAGAATGGAATCTTTCCACAATTCCATTTTCATTCGGTGTATGTGGAGCAACCCTATGATggtgaattttatgaaatttaacaaattctgCCATAAGCTGATTAGTAAATTCAGTTCcattatctgtaacaataGTAATCGGTACGCCATGGTTAGTGCAGAAGTTAAGTAAACCCTGTAAGACGCTAACTGCAGTTCCATCTCTCAAATGATAAGCCTGaccaaattttgaaaatgcaTCTACAATAGTTAAGAATTTTTCACTCTGTATAGTCAAGAGATCTAAATGTACTAATTCAAATGGCCTTGTGGCAGGTGTTAAAACTTGAAATTGCTGCCTGATAGGGTTGCGGTCATATTTTGCTTGACCACATATAGTGCATTCGTTtacaaattttgatatatgctCTTTCATCTTAGGCCAAAAATATCTGTGAGAGAGAGAAAGGTAGCATTCATTGATGCCTCGATGATTAGTTTTCCCATTGTggtatttatgaatgatgtCTTGTTGCTGGAGATACTCTCTTACATTTTCTACTTCCCTTTTTACTACAAATAATCGCATAGCAGaatttttgaagttattttgaataataggtATTATTTGGTACATAGCCAAAGCTGGATTTATGAGTAAGCCAGTGTTAATTTTTGGAAGGACATGctcttttattgcatttacaaCATCTTCTTCTAAATTTGATTGTGAAACCTGTAAGTTAATTCTAGTATAAGCATCGAAAGGTTTTGTTACACTTGGTCTACCCTTGATATCTCCAactatattgaaaactatttgttttgtgaACTTATTTAATGGGTAATCGGATATAGGTATTTCGAGTATGGGATTTTTAGCACTAGTATGAGCCGTAGCAGGTGATGAATTTTCATCAACATCTGGGGCTGTTAAAGTTCTAGAGTCATCTGAAGTAGATGGATTTACAATAATAGATGAAAGTTCCTCATTATTAAGTTCAATACGGGAGAGGGCATCTGcattggtattttattttccttgtttgtATGTAACTGAAAAATCGTATTCGCTAAGTTTGAGACGCCACCTGGTTAATCGAGAATTGGGTTCTTTCAAGTTCATAACCCACTGTAAAGGCCTATGATcagtaatgattttaaacttcCGCCCAAATAAATATGGTCTAAAATACTTTGTAGCCCAAACTATAGCTAAAAGCTCCTTTTCAATGGTACTATAGTTAGTCTCACTGTCATTAAGTGTACGGGATGCATATGCTATGGGTTTATCTGTTCCTATATTACCCTGAGATAGAACGGCACCTATGGCTACTTCAGACGCATCTATTGTCAGTATAAAGTCTTTACTAAAATCAGGATATTGTAGGATCGGATCATTTGTTAGAAGAGTTTTACAGTGCtcgaaacaatttttgtaattttgatctaatgttattttgtttccctTTTTAAGACAATTAGTTAGAGGTTTAGTCACACGTGCAAAGTTAGGTATGAATTTTCTGTAATAGCCTAGTAATCCAAGAAAACGTTTGATTTTGGTTGTAGTTTTAGGAAGGGGATAATTTTGAATAGCCTGGATTTTGTTAGGATTTGGTTTTACACTATCTCTACCTATTATATGACCTAAAAATTCAgtttccaatttcaaaaactCAGATTTATCCATTTGGATTTTGAAATTAGACTctctcaattttttaaataccttctCAAGGTTAATTACGTGCTCTTGCAATGATGTACTAAAGACTATTATGTCATCTAGGTAAACGAGGCAAACCTGATTTTGAAGATCTTTAAGGACATTGTCCATCACACGTTGGAATGTGGATGGAGAGTTTTTTAAACCCATTGGCATTCTTAAAAATTCGTAATGACCATTCTCAACATTGAATGCGGTTTTCTCAATATCCGCGGGGTCCATCTCTACTTGATAGAAACCACTAGCTAAATCCAGGGTTGTGAAGTATTGACATTTTCCAAGTTTATCTAATACATCTGTTATATTCGGAATTGGATACTTATCATCAACTGTTTTCTCGTTTACTTTTCGAAAATCAACGACGAGatgccattttattttattggaagCATCAGCCTTTTTCGGTACTATCCATATTGGAGAGCTCCAAGCCGACTCCGATGGTCGGATAATATTCTGCTCGAGCATCTTTTTGATTTGATCTCTAACTTCCTGTCTATGAACATGCGGATATCTATAGCTTTTAGTATGTACGGGGATTTCatcagtagtttttattttatgttttattttgttggtgAAGGTTAAAGATTCACCCTCAAGATAAAACACGTCCGCGTAGCTGGCACAAAGATTAATCAGGTTAGCGCGTTCTTCTGCGTTCATATGATCCGTTCGGAGAcgagataaaactttttttatgcgGTCTTATAAAATCTCAGTATACTACTACTACTCtcacattcaaaattaaaaaagcgaAGCTTCTACAGGTCGGTCCATGGAAAATACGATATCATTAGATGAAGGGTTAGTTATCTCTACCCAAGAGCGGTTATTAACTACTTTAGTTAGACATTCAGgaattatacaattacatatacattgaTTTTCCACTATTACATCACCATCCTGCGTATTAATAGGTAATCTAACTAGTTTAGAAGAATTGGCGGGGACAATGTCTTCATAAAGATTAACGTTTTTAGAGTCATACATGTGTGTAGGAATATGTGTACTGCGGGTTTTTAGAATTCTGTTTTTAAGATCAATATTACAATCAAACGCACTCAATAAATCTAAACCTATAAGTCCGACGAAGTAATTatggaatttatatatgaatagtgtCATGTCGCCTTGCTCTTTAAATTCAGGGAAATATGGTAAAGTAatggaataattatttgtactaGTGGCGTGCACATTAGTGACCTCAAATGGTTCATAATTAAGGGGTATatgattaaagtatttttcaacGGATTCCGGACTAATAAATGACTGGTTTGCGCCTGTgtctattaacaatttaagtgGAGGTtctgaaatttgaatataacctAATTGCCTCTGTATGTGGAAATTGAGCTCTATTTTGGCTTTTCTGGTTTTAAGACTTCctgaaaattttcatctttacTATCCTTACAGGTGGAAATGGGTTCATCTACGTTATATACTGCAGAGGGTTCTTCGGAGGTATAATATGGCTCataatgttcattatattgaTCATAATCATAGTAATACTGATCATAATCGGGATAATATTCATActcattatagttataattatcgtcaaattcattgaaatttaacccacgggttttgaaataattactagGAGGTGGATTGCCAAATTTACGCCAATCATGCCCTGTAGGGGGTAAATTCCTAGGTATAAAGTGACTCACACCACTCATCGGACGTGGTTTAAATGGTTGTTGGGGTTGCTGAGGACTATTAGGCAATCTAAAAAGATTACTTTGCGGATTATAATTCTGAGGCAGAGCGCGCATTACTTGTTGAGTTCGAGAGGGGCCACGGGGTGGTTGCATCTGTTGTGGTTGGCTCGGACGCCATCCTTGGTTATTTGGTGATGCGAATGACCTTGATGGACCAGGCATGTTCTGGTGCCTGAAGGGCATACTAAATGGTACGAAATTGTTAGGCGGTAAATGGATTGCATTAGATTTCAAATGAGTTTGATGAAGATCTTTCCTAGGAACACCTTCATTCCTTTGTTGCAAATACAGAGTATTAAGTTCGTCTTGAACAAATTGAAGAGCCTTTTCAATAGACTCCGGTCGCATACAGCGGATCCTACAACCTAAGGGGTCTTTTAAACCTCGCAAGTATGCTTGAAGAgtaagctttttatataaatctcgtTTAGGTTCTATGGTAGTTGGGACAGATTCATGTAAAGAGATATATGTCATAATGGTACTATATAAATTCTGGCACCTCTCATAAAATTCCTGAGGTGTGCTATTACCCTGTGTTTGTAATGAAAGATCACTATAAAGAGCGGTCTCGTCACGGTGATCTGCAAAATTGTTCACTAACGCACTCCTGATACCTAGCCAGTTTTCTGGTATTCCATTGGAATTAATTAGCCTAGCCGCGGTtccagaaattttatttaagattccgTTTATTAAAGCCAAATTAGACAACTCGTTTCCAGGACCCGGTTGGAAATATTGCAATACTAA is a window from the Danaus plexippus unplaced genomic scaffold, MEX_DaPlex mxdp_39, whole genome shotgun sequence genome containing:
- the LOC133320613 gene encoding uncharacterized protein LOC133320613; translated protein: MLKLLVLHLFLIPALTQEIKLESLGNGPGILPFKLGLAKIISHYHSFIQHIDLHEIRSTIESVKNQLDSFSPQLHNRTNSLYQPHMNYLENKLYNVLNQLKSFETDRAKRGLIDGLGSVIKSITGNLDYTDAQHYDEAIKSLQASENKLVTEFNSHVSLSKEWSSQYSKL